A DNA window from Bradyrhizobium barranii subsp. barranii contains the following coding sequences:
- the nhaA gene encoding Na+/H+ antiporter NhaA codes for MNDQLPAQDLPTNGLPKPLFDRALATLQHFLHIEAVSGIVLLVAAAAALLWANSPFAHSYHAVWNLSIPLRLDRFAFERPLHFWINDALMTVFFLVVGMEIRREIHEGALSKFDQAILPVLAALGGVVVPALIYLCFNAAPARDHGWAIPTATDIAFAVGVLALLGKSIPGNVRVFLLALAIIDDIIAVLIIALFYTSGLDPSGFAVAALGVLMALGFQRIGLSSAFAYIVPALIVWAGFLMAEIHPTLAGVVLGLITPVRSPSPEIEPPVIRVETALHPWVAYAIMPLFALANAGVSFKGMDLSGGGQLVTLGVALALCAGKPVGVVGATWLAVYTGWCRLTPGVSWGGICLIGLLAGVGFTMSIFIAMLAFTDDKLLDAAKLGVLLGSLISVTLGLGWGAEYAHRQRKGER; via the coding sequence ATGAACGATCAGTTGCCCGCCCAGGATTTGCCAACCAACGGCCTGCCGAAACCGCTTTTCGACAGGGCCCTCGCAACACTCCAGCATTTCCTGCATATCGAGGCCGTCAGCGGTATCGTGCTGCTCGTGGCTGCGGCAGCGGCTTTGCTATGGGCCAACTCACCCTTTGCCCATTCCTATCACGCCGTATGGAACCTATCGATTCCGCTTCGCCTCGACAGGTTTGCCTTCGAGAGACCGCTGCATTTCTGGATCAACGACGCGTTGATGACGGTATTCTTTCTCGTCGTCGGCATGGAAATCCGCCGTGAAATCCATGAGGGCGCGCTGAGCAAATTCGATCAGGCTATTCTGCCCGTGCTGGCGGCCTTAGGCGGGGTCGTTGTTCCTGCGCTGATCTATCTTTGCTTCAATGCCGCTCCGGCGCGTGACCATGGCTGGGCGATACCTACCGCAACGGATATCGCGTTCGCCGTCGGCGTGCTGGCGCTGCTCGGAAAATCCATTCCAGGCAACGTGCGGGTCTTTCTGCTGGCGCTTGCTATCATTGACGACATCATCGCGGTTCTCATCATCGCGCTATTCTACACCAGCGGACTTGATCCCAGCGGCTTCGCCGTTGCCGCGCTCGGCGTTCTCATGGCGCTTGGCTTCCAGCGGATCGGGCTTAGCTCCGCATTCGCCTACATCGTGCCGGCCTTGATCGTCTGGGCGGGATTCCTCATGGCCGAGATTCATCCCACACTTGCAGGCGTCGTGCTTGGCCTGATCACACCGGTACGCTCGCCCAGCCCGGAGATCGAGCCGCCGGTCATCCGTGTGGAGACAGCGCTGCATCCCTGGGTCGCTTATGCCATCATGCCGCTCTTCGCGCTGGCGAATGCGGGTGTCAGCTTCAAGGGCATGGACCTAAGCGGTGGCGGCCAGCTCGTGACGCTCGGTGTTGCCCTCGCCCTGTGTGCGGGGAAGCCGGTCGGCGTAGTCGGTGCTACGTGGCTCGCGGTGTACACGGGCTGGTGCCGTCTGACACCGGGCGTATCATGGGGCGGCATCTGCCTCATAGGGCTCCTGGCTGGTGTCGGCTTCACCATGTCGATCTTCATCGCCATGCTCGCCTTCACCGACGACAAGCTGCTGGATGCCGCGAAGCTCGGCGTGCTCCTTGGCTCGCTAATCTCAGTTACCCTCGGCCTTGGATGGGGGGCTGAATACGCTCATCGGCAACGAAAAGGCGAGCGATGA
- a CDS encoding head-tail adaptor protein, translating into MSQAGALRHRIAFDRREDVDDGYGNTQSEFVEQFVVWAGVEARFGGETVTAARLSGQQPLTITVRRSEQTARIKTDWQARDTRTGETYNIRSIADPTDAGAFLELLCQAGVAT; encoded by the coding sequence ATGTCCCAGGCCGGCGCGCTTCGCCACCGCATTGCCTTCGATCGGCGTGAAGACGTCGACGATGGCTATGGAAACACCCAGTCCGAATTTGTCGAGCAGTTCGTGGTCTGGGCCGGTGTCGAGGCGCGTTTCGGCGGCGAGACCGTGACGGCGGCGCGCCTGTCCGGGCAGCAGCCGCTGACCATCACGGTCCGGCGCAGCGAGCAGACCGCCCGCATCAAGACGGACTGGCAGGCGCGGGATACCCGCACCGGAGAGACTTACAACATCCGTTCGATCGCCGACCCCACCGATGCCGGCGCGTTCCTCGAGCTGCTGTGCCAGGCGGGCGTTGCCACGTGA
- a CDS encoding HK97 family phage prohead protease produces MKTKNADASMRTKDFAFKVKAAGETGAIEGYASVFGVRDSYNEAVMPGAFADSLAKHTREGTYPLMLWQHNPDEPIGVWNEMSDDGKGLFAKGQLLQGVRRADEALIMLKAGAVQGMSIGYREVDVEPSNAGEPRKLLKLDLLEASIVSFPANRRARVDSVKSDGRLSEFAQRLRDGEPPSIKEFEDVLREAGIPKAMAVQIASVGYAKAVRSESESSGEAIKSALSDALASLRSITTKT; encoded by the coding sequence ATGAAGACCAAGAACGCCGACGCCTCGATGCGCACCAAGGACTTCGCCTTCAAGGTCAAAGCCGCCGGCGAGACCGGCGCGATCGAAGGCTATGCGTCCGTGTTCGGCGTGCGCGACAGCTACAACGAGGCGGTGATGCCGGGCGCCTTCGCCGACAGCCTGGCCAAGCACACCCGCGAGGGCACCTATCCCTTGATGCTGTGGCAGCACAATCCGGACGAGCCGATTGGCGTCTGGAACGAGATGTCCGACGACGGCAAGGGCCTTTTTGCCAAGGGCCAGCTGCTGCAGGGCGTGCGCCGCGCCGACGAGGCGCTGATCATGCTGAAGGCCGGCGCCGTCCAGGGGATGTCGATCGGTTATCGCGAGGTCGACGTCGAGCCGTCGAACGCCGGCGAGCCGCGCAAGCTGCTTAAGCTCGACCTACTCGAGGCCTCGATCGTGTCATTTCCGGCGAACCGCCGGGCCCGTGTCGATAGCGTCAAGAGTGACGGCCGTCTCTCGGAATTCGCGCAGCGCCTGCGCGATGGCGAGCCGCCGTCCATCAAGGAATTCGAGGATGTCCTGCGCGAGGCAGGCATTCCGAAAGCCATGGCCGTACAGATCGCCTCTGTCGGCTATGCGAAGGCTGTTCGGAGCGAGTCCGAAAGCAGCGGCGAGGCGATCAAGTCCGCGCTATCCGACGCGCTCGCGTCGCTGCGCTCCATCACCACCAAAACCTGA
- a CDS encoding gene transfer agent family protein, translating into MSRNASVTLDWGDGTYEFRLGWGELAKLQEACDAGPFVILDRLRNGTCRLEDISGVIRWGLVGGGKTPVEATKLVRLYVEDRPPAENRLTAYAIMAAGCTGAPEEQIEKKSPAPDRESTISPTERSGSERSTD; encoded by the coding sequence TTGAGCCGCAACGCCTCCGTTACGCTCGACTGGGGGGACGGCACCTACGAGTTTCGCCTCGGCTGGGGCGAGCTCGCCAAGCTGCAGGAAGCCTGCGATGCCGGACCGTTCGTCATCCTCGATCGACTGCGCAACGGCACCTGCCGCCTCGAGGACATCTCGGGCGTCATCCGCTGGGGCCTGGTCGGGGGCGGCAAGACGCCGGTCGAGGCCACCAAGCTGGTTCGGCTGTATGTCGAGGACCGGCCGCCGGCGGAGAACCGGCTGACGGCCTACGCCATCATGGCGGCTGGCTGCACGGGTGCTCCCGAGGAGCAGATCGAAAAAAAATCGCCAGCTCCGGATCGAGAATCGACGATCTCCCCAACGGAAAGATCCGGTTCGGAGCGCTCTACGGACTAG
- a CDS encoding head-tail connector protein, translated as MTAILITAPDTDVLTRDEVKRHLRVDFDDDNDLIDGMTQAAVDQVDPAGGGWLGRALRPQTWELQLAGFWQADCCSDDYPLGAIVLPYPPLISIDSVTYLDSAGATQTLASVSGYRVLGQGSIKRQAIAPPFGQSWPATRNDAGSVKIRFTCGYPVANPDADPAVVDRLPAPVKAWLKLYIGALYQNRESFVSDSRQQVVELPAHIMQMISTSRIYG; from the coding sequence ATGACTGCCATCCTGATCACGGCGCCGGACACAGACGTCTTGACCCGCGACGAGGTCAAGCGGCACCTCCGCGTCGATTTCGACGACGACAATGATCTGATCGACGGCATGACCCAGGCGGCCGTTGACCAAGTCGATCCCGCCGGTGGCGGCTGGCTCGGCCGGGCGCTGCGGCCGCAGACCTGGGAGCTGCAGCTGGCGGGCTTCTGGCAGGCCGATTGTTGCTCGGACGATTATCCGCTCGGCGCGATCGTGCTGCCATACCCGCCGCTGATCTCGATCGACAGCGTGACCTATCTCGATTCCGCCGGCGCAACGCAGACGCTGGCGTCCGTCAGCGGCTATCGCGTGCTTGGGCAGGGCTCCATCAAGCGCCAGGCGATCGCGCCGCCCTTCGGCCAGAGCTGGCCCGCGACGCGGAACGATGCCGGGTCGGTCAAGATCCGATTCACATGCGGCTATCCCGTAGCGAACCCCGACGCCGATCCGGCCGTGGTCGACCGCCTGCCGGCGCCGGTGAAGGCCTGGCTGAAACTCTACATCGGCGCGCTGTACCAGAACCGGGAGAGCTTCGTCTCGGACTCGCGCCAGCAGGTGGTCGAGCTGCCGGCTCACATCATGCAGATGATTTCGACCTCGCGCATCTACGGCTAA
- a CDS encoding DUF3168 domain-containing protein: MTSPSLELQGVVVARLKAYPGLTDLIDGRVFDRVRADAAYPYVSWGPEQAISGDADGITGFDITIQIDAWSQKVGLPEVKRVAEQVRLALTEQELELKDNALVLLEHRQTRILPEPDGLTSHAAIEFAAFIEQP, translated from the coding sequence GTGACCAGTCCGTCGCTGGAGCTGCAGGGCGTCGTCGTGGCGCGTCTGAAGGCCTATCCCGGGCTCACGGATCTGATTGATGGACGCGTCTTCGATCGTGTTCGGGCGGACGCGGCGTATCCCTACGTCAGCTGGGGCCCGGAGCAGGCGATCAGCGGCGACGCCGATGGCATCACCGGCTTCGATATCACCATTCAGATCGACGCCTGGTCGCAGAAGGTCGGCCTGCCGGAGGTCAAGCGCGTGGCCGAGCAGGTGCGACTGGCACTGACCGAGCAGGAGCTCGAGCTCAAGGACAATGCGCTGGTGCTCCTCGAGCATCGGCAGACCAGGATTCTACCCGAGCCGGACGGGCTCACTAGTCATGCCGCGATCGAGTTCGCGGCGTTCATCGAGCAACCATAG
- a CDS encoding phage major capsid protein has protein sequence MKRFTPLLAFACIVAIAIVAVTVFDYSAMSHAHGFAGLVADAGGIAALEKQIGELATQLKTAADDVKKSAETTQTELKNLGTTTTETKKAADEALVKHNEMSQRMTELEQKMTQLRQGGGPEKAKSLGETVVSDDAVKAFLAGGRKGRVSVAVKAIISAATTVADGSAGDLIVPTRVPGIVAPPQRRMTIRDLLTPGRTDKNAIQYVKETGFTNNAATVSETTGATKPQSDIQFDIVNSGVSTIAHWVLATRQILDDVPQLQSYIDGRLRYGLQYVEEGQLLNGPGTGTDLNGIYTQATAYSAPIVPSAAGNLTKIDVIRLAILQAFLAEYPANGIVMHPSDWADIELTKTDVGDYLMANPQGGIEPRLWRLPVVETQAMTVDRFLTGAFNLGAQIFDREDANVEISTEDSDNFRKNLVTIRAEERLALAVYRPESFIKGTFSTALAS, from the coding sequence ATGAAGCGTTTTACGCCGTTGCTGGCGTTTGCCTGCATCGTGGCGATCGCGATCGTCGCGGTCACCGTGTTCGACTACTCCGCTATGTCGCATGCCCACGGCTTCGCGGGCCTGGTCGCTGACGCTGGCGGCATCGCGGCCCTCGAAAAGCAGATCGGCGAGCTCGCGACCCAGCTCAAGACCGCCGCCGACGACGTCAAAAAGTCGGCCGAGACCACGCAGACCGAGCTGAAGAACCTCGGCACCACCACGACCGAGACCAAGAAGGCGGCCGACGAAGCGCTGGTCAAGCACAACGAGATGAGCCAGCGCATGACCGAGCTCGAGCAGAAGATGACCCAGCTGCGCCAGGGCGGCGGGCCGGAGAAGGCGAAATCGCTTGGTGAGACCGTGGTCAGCGACGATGCGGTGAAGGCCTTCCTCGCGGGCGGCCGCAAGGGCCGTGTCTCGGTTGCCGTCAAGGCGATCATCTCGGCGGCGACGACTGTCGCAGACGGCTCCGCCGGCGACCTGATTGTGCCGACCCGCGTGCCCGGCATTGTGGCGCCGCCGCAGCGCCGCATGACCATCCGCGATCTCTTGACGCCCGGCCGCACCGACAAGAATGCGATCCAGTACGTCAAGGAGACCGGCTTCACCAACAACGCCGCAACGGTCTCGGAGACGACCGGCGCCACCAAGCCGCAGTCCGATATCCAGTTCGATATCGTCAACTCGGGAGTGTCAACCATCGCGCACTGGGTGCTGGCCACCAGGCAGATCCTGGACGACGTGCCGCAGCTGCAGTCCTACATCGACGGTCGCCTGCGCTATGGCCTGCAGTATGTCGAGGAGGGCCAGCTGCTGAATGGTCCCGGCACCGGCACCGACCTCAACGGCATCTACACCCAGGCGACCGCCTATTCGGCGCCGATCGTGCCGTCCGCGGCCGGCAACCTGACCAAGATCGACGTCATCCGCCTGGCGATCCTGCAGGCCTTCCTGGCGGAGTACCCGGCGAACGGCATCGTGATGCATCCGTCCGACTGGGCCGACATCGAGCTGACCAAGACCGACGTCGGCGACTACCTGATGGCAAATCCGCAGGGCGGTATCGAGCCGCGGCTGTGGCGCCTGCCGGTGGTCGAAACGCAGGCCATGACGGTCGATCGCTTCCTCACCGGCGCCTTCAATCTCGGTGCGCAGATCTTCGACCGCGAGGACGCCAACGTCGAGATCTCGACGGAGGACAGCGACAACTTCCGCAAGAACCTGGTCACCATCCGCGCCGAGGAACGCCTGGCGCTGGCGGTATATCGGCCGGAGTCCTTCATCAAGGGCACGTTCTCGACGGCACTCGCTTCCTGA
- a CDS encoding HK97-gp10 family putative phage morphogenesis protein, whose amino-acid sequence MARRINQSVQRFRKLTEELKAEVHAEAVKELNAQADNLVRLMVLAAPHDEGNLEHSVRKVPDRTKDTVVRVVAGGRLTTRPAVSSKPFDYARADEFGTAKMAAKPFFFPTYRLTKKKMISAMKRKITKSIKSRSAE is encoded by the coding sequence ATGGCAAGGCGAATTAATCAGAGCGTCCAGCGCTTCCGCAAGCTCACCGAGGAATTGAAGGCCGAGGTGCACGCGGAGGCCGTCAAGGAGCTGAACGCCCAGGCCGACAACCTTGTTCGGCTGATGGTGCTGGCAGCGCCGCATGACGAGGGCAACCTCGAACACTCCGTTCGCAAGGTGCCCGACCGGACAAAGGACACGGTCGTGCGTGTCGTCGCCGGCGGACGCCTGACCACGCGGCCGGCCGTCTCGAGCAAACCGTTCGACTACGCCCGCGCCGACGAGTTCGGAACGGCGAAGATGGCGGCCAAGCCGTTCTTCTTCCCGACCTATCGCCTCACCAAGAAGAAGATGATCTCGGCCATGAAGCGCAAGATCACGAAGTCGATCAAGAGCCGGAGTGCCGAATAG
- a CDS encoding phage tail tube protein — MAKPTTARFGKFRVFLGDGGSPIVYTAPCGFTSKSLTLTKNLSEVNLPDCDDPDAVAWVGRDATSLSAAIAGEGVLAAESVETWLEAWESVDSIPVKVEVEFPAKTITWTGLMHVAVFTASAQQGGRATANVDMQSDGELTRVVS; from the coding sequence ATGGCGAAACCGACCACGGCGCGATTTGGCAAGTTCAGGGTGTTTCTCGGCGACGGTGGATCGCCGATCGTCTACACCGCCCCGTGCGGCTTCACCTCGAAGTCGCTGACGCTGACCAAGAACCTGTCCGAAGTGAACCTGCCGGACTGCGACGATCCCGACGCGGTCGCCTGGGTCGGCCGCGATGCCACCAGCCTTTCGGCGGCGATCGCGGGCGAGGGCGTTCTCGCGGCGGAGTCGGTCGAGACGTGGCTTGAAGCCTGGGAGAGCGTCGACAGCATTCCGGTCAAGGTCGAGGTCGAGTTCCCGGCCAAGACTATCACCTGGACCGGGCTCATGCATGTTGCGGTCTTCACCGCCAGCGCACAACAGGGCGGGCGCGCCACGGCGAACGTCGACATGCAGAGTGACGGCGAACTGACCAGGGTGGTCTCTTGA